A single window of Plasmodium reichenowi strain SY57 chromosome 14, whole genome shotgun sequence DNA harbors:
- a CDS encoding serine hydroxymethyltransferase, putative, translating into MLNQFVKNVIVRNHRYISFYSLRNQSGLKDIDDETYNMLNSYKNKNDINLSVVHNIMPTYMKEYLSIDLNRNIFVNNKNLEILEYIALNSFNLQKKYWGCLISNVSLNNNKSIDDYFFIKLYGHFLKKECKILRINFSLEQNIEDKVSNDIMQNLYNIINIKNRNEPNYDEIQKISTDFNPDIIYFDESNNPYNIDYDKFIKGLKNKNNKIHNKPIIITNMNNKAHLISQNLINSPFTHSDIVFTYFNENFRAHNSFVIFYKKGYKCVNTDGHVIEYDYEKKLKYAFDDIYLNNIFFSFFTSFKLMKNEEFKEYVKQIKENTYILYKYINRKYFHIQYSQNNSFFNLNPSSSTFNIQEFYLLCNKLNIYFDILKDKSSNQKSFNIGTNNLTSLGLLTHDIKRVAEFFNESVVLYFYLKEKSKLTNMSFIQYIQDNSSASDIFSLAVGISSFISSYPSPYTNAKN; encoded by the coding sequence atgcTGAATCAGTTTgttaaaaatgtaattgTTAGAAACCATAGATACATCAGTTTTTATTCTCTAAGAAATCAGAGCGGTTTAAAAGATATAGATGATGAAActtataatatgttaaacagttataaaaataagaatgatataaatttatctgttgtacataatataatgcCTACATATATGAAGGAATATTTAAGTATAGATTTAAATcgaaatatatttgtgaATAATAAGAATTTAGAAATTTTGGAATATATAGCCTtaaattcatttaatttgCAAAAGAAATATTGGGGTTGCCTTATTAGTAATGTTTCtcttaataataataaatccattgatgattattttttcattaaattGTATGgacattttttaaagaaggaatgtaaaatattacGTATAAATTTTTCCTTAGAACAAAATATAGAAGATAAGGTAAGTAACGATATAATgcaaaatttatataatattattaatataaaaaatagaaatgaaccaaattatgatgaaattcaaaaaatttCTACTGACTTTAATCCAgacattatatattttgacGAATCTAATAATCCTTATAACATAGATTATGATAAATTCATTAAAGGActaaagaataaaaataataaaattcaTAACAAAcccattattattaccaaTATGAATAACAAAGCCCATTTAATTTCACAAAATCTTATCAATTCTCCTTTTACTCATTCAGATATTgtttttacatattttaatgaGAATTTCAGGGCACATAATAgttttgttattttttataaaaaaggatataaaTGTGTAAATACAGATGGTCATGTAATTGAATATGATTatgagaaaaaattaaaatatgcctttgatgatatatatttaaataatatatttttttccttctttacatcttttaaattaatgaaaaatgaaGAGTTCAAAGAATATGTAAAACAAATCAAAgaaaatacatacatattatataaatatattaatcGGAAATATTTCCATATACAATATTCTCAAAATAATAgcttttttaatttaaatcCATCAAGTTCTACTTTTAATATACAAGAATTTTATCtattatgtaataaattaaatatatactttgatatattaaaagataaatcATCTAATCAAAAATCATTCAATATCGGCACTAATAATTTAACAAGCTTGGGATTATTAACACATGATATAAAAAGGGTGGCAGAATTTTTTAACGAATCTgttgttttatatttttatttaaaagaaaaatctAAATTAACAAATATGTCATTTATTCAATATATTCAGGATAATTCTTCAGCATCGGATATTTTTTCTCTTGCTGTTGGCatatcttcttttatatcatcatatcCATCTCCATACACAAATGcaaaaaattaa